AGCTCAGCATCCGCGGCTTCTCGCAGCAGCAGCTGGGCTTCACCCTGGACGGCGTGCCGCTGGGCGACATGAGCTACGGCAACCACAACGGCCTGAACATCAGCCGCGCGATCATCAGCGAGAACCTGTCCGGCGCCGAACTGTCGCAGGGCAGCGGCGCCATCGACACCGCGTCCAGCGGCAACCTCGGCGGCACCCTGCGCTTCTTCAGCAGCGATCCTTCGACCGAATACGGCGTGCGCCTGGCCCAGACCTTCGGCAGCGACGCCACCCGCCGCAGCTATGCGCGCGTGGACACCGGCGACCACAACGGCTTCAGCGCCTACCTCAGCGGCGCCTTCCACACCACCGACAAGTGGAAGGGCGAGGGGCCGCAGCGCAACGCCCAGTTCAACAGCAAGCTGGTCTACGCCACCGAAGACCTCAAGCTCACCGGCTACGCCGCCACCTCGCGCCGTCGCGAGACCGACTACGCCGACCTGTCGCTGCAATCGGCGCGCCGCCTGGGCATGGACTGGGACAACTACGCCGGCGACTGGCAGCGCGCGATCGACGCGGCCGGCGGCCGCTTCAGCGGCGGCGTGACCAGCCTGGACGACGCCTACTACATCGCCCGCGGCCTGCGCGACGACGACCTGCTGTATGTGTCCGCCGACTGGCAGGCCAACGCCGACCTGAGCCTGGCCGCCACCGTCTACTACCACCGCAACGAAGGGCAGGGCCACTGGGCCACGCCCTATGCGTCCTCGCCGGACGTGCCGATCGCCATGCGCACCACCGAGTACGACATCGAGCGCACCGGCATCATGCCCAGCCTGACCTGGCAGATCGGCAACCACCGCCTGCAGGCCGGCCTGTGGCTGGAGCAGAACGCCCACGGCGTGCAGCGCAACTTCTACAACCTGCGCCGCGATACCCCGCCGGACCGCATCTACTTCCTGCGCGATCCCGACGCGCGCGTGTTCCGCCAGCGTTTCGACACCGACACCCGCCAGTACTACCTGACCGACCGCATGGAGTTCGCCGACGGCCGGGTCACGGTGGATGCCGGCTTCAAGGGCACGCGGGTGGAGACCGACGGCAAGAACCTGATCGGCAGCCGCGCCGGCGGCAAGCTGGTGGCCAAGGACAACTTCCTGCCGCAGGTCGGTGCGCGCTGGCAGTTCAGCGAGCACGAGGAAATCTTCGGCTCCTACAGCGAGAACATGGCTGCCTTCCGCACCGGCGTGAACGGCCCGCATTCCACCAGTCAGGCCGCCTTCAATGCCGCCGTGGCCTCGCTGGAACCGGAAACCTCGCGCACGATCGAGGCCGGCCTGCGCACCAGCCGCGACAATCTGCAGGCCTCGCTGGCCGTGTACCGCGTCGATTTCGAGAACCGCCTGCTGGCGATCGCGCGTTGCGCCGGCATCGTCGGCTGCGCCTCCAGCTTCGCCAACGTCGGCGACGTGGAAACGCGCGGCGCCGAGCTGACCGTGCAGTGGACGCCGATCGAAGGCCTGAGCTGGTACAACTCGCTGGCCTGGAACAAGTCCGAGTACGCCTCCGACTACATGGACGGCACCACGCTGATTCCGGCCAAGGGCAAGGACGTGGTGGATGCGCCCAAGCGCCTGTACGCCACCGAGCTGCGCTGGATCCAGGGCGGTCTTTCGGCGCAGCTGGCGGCCAAGTTCACCGACCGCCGCTACCTGACCTACCTCAACGATTCCAAGGTGGATTCGTTCTGGGTCGCCGACGCGGCGGTGTCGTACGAGTGGAGCGAACTGTCCTGGGCCGATGCGTTCAAGCTGCAGCTCAACGTCACCAACCTGTTCGATGAAGAATACTTCGGCAGCATCGGCACCAACGGCTTCGTGACCTCGGACCCGACCGGCCTGAACTACACCCTGCAGTCCGGCGCGCCGCGACAGGCGTTCCTGACCGCGGAAGTGCGGTTCTGATGTGATGGCGGCCGCTCCGGCAGGAGCGGCCTCGCAGGGTGCGGTGAGCCGCAGGCGAACCGCACCAATGCGGCGATGCGGCCATCGCCGCATCCAACGGCTTTAGCTCAAGCCTTCCAGCTTCATCATGTTCGCGTTCACCCGCAGCACCGAGCCCTGGTCGTACCAGTCGCCCAGCACCACGCGCCGGCGCGGGCGGCCGCCGGCCATCAGCTCGTGCACGGCCGGGCGGTGGGTGTGGCCGTGGATCAGGGTGTCCAGGCCGTAGCGCACGAACACGCTGTCGACCTCGGCCGGCGACACGTCGGTCAGGGTCTCCATGCGGCCGGCATCGCGCAGGCCGGATTGATGGGCCTTGCTCGCCGCGCGCGCCTGCTGGGCGAAGGCCAGGCGAGCGGCCAGCGGCTGGGCCAGGAACTGCGCCTGCCAGGCCGGGTCGCGGGTCTGGGCGCGGAACTGCTGGTAGGCCACGTCGTCGATGCACAGCTGGTCGCCGTGGCCGATCAGCACCGGATGGCCGTACAGCATCACCACCGAGGGGTCGGCCAGGATGCGCATGCCGGCGCGGCGGGCGTAGTCGTCGCCGAGCAGGAAATCGCGGTTGCCGCGGATGAAGTACACCGGCACGCCGGACCCGGCCAGGGCGCGCAGCTCGGCGGCGACGAAAGCACCGGTTTCGGAGGGGTCGTCGTCGCCCACCCAGGCCTCGAACAGGTCGCCCAGGATGTACAGCGCGTCGGCGCCGCGGGCCTCGGAGCGCAGGAAACGGCCGAACAGCTCGGTGGTCTGCGGGCGTTCGGCGTCCAGGTGCAGGTCGGAAATGAACAACGTGGTCATGGCGCTAGTGTAGGGCATGGCCGCAGCGGGCCCGGCGCCGGCGCGGCCGCTCCGGTAAAATGCGGCGTTTTCCGCCCCCCTGAGCCCCGCATGAGCTGCCGCACCCGCTTCGCCCCCAGTCCCACCGGCTACCTGCACATCGGCGGCGCGCGCACCGCGCTGTACTGCTGGCTGGAGGCGCGCCGCGCGGGCGGGCAGTTCATCCTGCGCATCGAGGACACCGACCAGGAGCGCAGCACCCAGGCCGCGATCGACGCGATCCTGGAGGCGATGGACTGGCTGGGCCTGGGTTACGACGAAGGCCCGATCTACCAGACCCAGCGCCTGGCGCGTTACCGCGAAGTGGCCGAGCAGATGGTCGCCGCCGGCACCGCCTACTACGCCTACGAGACCAAGGAGGAGCTGGCCGCCGCGCGCGACGCGGCGATGGCGGCCAAGGAGAAGCCGCGCTACAACGGCGCCTACCGCGACCGCAACGAGCCCTACCGCGACGATCCCAACCGGGTGATCCGCTTCAAGAACCCGCTCGAGGGCACGGTGACGTTCGAGGACAAGGTCAAGGGCACCATCGAGATCGCCAACAGCGAACTCGACGACCTGGTGATCTTCCGCGCCGACGGCTATCCCACCTACAACTTCGCCGTCGTGGTCGACGACCTGGACATGGCGATCACCGACGTGGTGCGCGGCGACGACCATGTCAACAACACTCCGCGCCAGATCAACATCTACCGCGCGCTGGGCGCGCCGGTGCCGCGCTTCTCGCATCTGCCGATGATCCTGGACGAGGAAGGCAACAAGCTGTCCAAGCGCACCGGCGCGGCCGACGTGATGCAGTACCGCGACGCCGGCTACCTGCCGCACGCGCTGCTGAACTACCTGGTGCGGCTGGGCTGGTCGCACGGCGATCAGGAGATCTTCTCGATCGAGGAAATGACCCGCTTGTTCAAGCTCGAGGACGTGAATTCCAAGGCCTCGCGCCTGGACGCGGCCAAGCTGGGCTGGCTGAACCAGCAGTACCTGAAGAACGACGCTCCGGCCGACGTGGCCCGGCACCTGGAATGGCACCTGCGCGAGTTGGGCTACGACCTGGCCGCGGGCCCGGCGCCGGCCGACGTGGTGGTGGCGCTGCGCGACCGCGTGCAGACCCTGAAGGACATGGCCGAGCGCGCGGCGGTCTGGTACCGCCCGCTGGAGCAGTACGACGAGGCCGCCGTGGCCAAGCACCTGACCGCGGCCGCGCAGGCGCCGCTGGCCGAGGCGCGCAGCCGCCTGGCCGCGCTGGACGCGTGGACCGCCGAGGGCGTGGCCGCGGCCCTGCACGCCGCCGCCGAGGCCCTGGGCATCGGCATGGGCAAGGTCGCCCAGCCGCTGCGCGTGGCCATCACCGGCACCCAGGTCAGCCCCGACATCTCGCATACGGTCTACCTGGCCGGCCGCGACGGGGCCTTGCAGCGCATCGACGCCGCCCTCATTAAGATTCCCGAATAAGCGAGTCGAGCGCATCCGCGCCCCGGAGGCCGCCATGAACGCCAGCCACGCCTGCACCGACCCCCAGCACCATGTCCACGACGGCGACGCCTTCGTGCACGAGGTGGAGCGGGCCTGCGAACAGCGCGGCCTGCGTCTGACTCCGATCCGCGCCCACGCGCTGCGGCTGATCGCCGACGCCGGGCGCCCGATCAAGGCCTACGACCTGCTCGACCAGATGAAGGCCACCCACGACGCCGCGGCGCCGCCCACGGTGTACCGCGCGCTGGACTTCCTGCTCGAGCACGGCTTCATCCACAAGCTCGCCTCGATCAACGCCTACGTCGGCTGCCACCATCCCGGCGCGGCCCAGCACGCGGTGCCGTTCCTGATCTGCGACAACTGCCAGTCGGCGACCGAGCTGGAGGACGAGCGCATCGTCGACCTGCTCGATGCCCGCGCCCGCGCACTGGGCTTCGTGCCGCAGGCGCAGACCTTGGAAGTGCATGGCTTGTGCGCGGATTGCGTCGAGGCCAAGGCTAAGGCCTGAAGTTGCGGCTTCTTCGACACGCCGCCTTGGGGTAGGAGCGGCGTGAGCCGCGACCCGTATCGCTATCGAAGTTGCGCGGTCGCGGCTTACGCCGCTCCTACCCCAAAGCTAAAGCAAGGCCTCACGCCGGCTGCAACACGGCTCGTTGCACCCGCGCCTCGCGGATCGGCAGATTGGCCGCCGCGGCCAGCAGCGCCAGCACGATGTCGGCGTACCACATCCAGCTGTAGTCGCCGAACTTGGCCATGGCCAGGCCACCGAACCAGGCGCCGA
The sequence above is a segment of the Lysobacter silvisoli genome. Coding sequences within it:
- a CDS encoding TonB-dependent receptor, with translation MTTKTTILAASILLCLYAGAVRAESPAEAPAAQPDASASAADDATTLDAVSVVGTGQTRQVQALGLAELQRDAAGTSPLKIMAKLPGVHFQSSDPWGNYEWASKLSIRGFSQQQLGFTLDGVPLGDMSYGNHNGLNISRAIISENLSGAELSQGSGAIDTASSGNLGGTLRFFSSDPSTEYGVRLAQTFGSDATRRSYARVDTGDHNGFSAYLSGAFHTTDKWKGEGPQRNAQFNSKLVYATEDLKLTGYAATSRRRETDYADLSLQSARRLGMDWDNYAGDWQRAIDAAGGRFSGGVTSLDDAYYIARGLRDDDLLYVSADWQANADLSLAATVYYHRNEGQGHWATPYASSPDVPIAMRTTEYDIERTGIMPSLTWQIGNHRLQAGLWLEQNAHGVQRNFYNLRRDTPPDRIYFLRDPDARVFRQRFDTDTRQYYLTDRMEFADGRVTVDAGFKGTRVETDGKNLIGSRAGGKLVAKDNFLPQVGARWQFSEHEEIFGSYSENMAAFRTGVNGPHSTSQAAFNAAVASLEPETSRTIEAGLRTSRDNLQASLAVYRVDFENRLLAIARCAGIVGCASSFANVGDVETRGAELTVQWTPIEGLSWYNSLAWNKSEYASDYMDGTTLIPAKGKDVVDAPKRLYATELRWIQGGLSAQLAAKFTDRRYLTYLNDSKVDSFWVADAAVSYEWSELSWADAFKLQLNVTNLFDEEYFGSIGTNGFVTSDPTGLNYTLQSGAPRQAFLTAEVRF
- the lpxH gene encoding UDP-2,3-diacylglucosamine diphosphatase; its protein translation is MTTLFISDLHLDAERPQTTELFGRFLRSEARGADALYILGDLFEAWVGDDDPSETGAFVAAELRALAGSGVPVYFIRGNRDFLLGDDYARRAGMRILADPSVVMLYGHPVLIGHGDQLCIDDVAYQQFRAQTRDPAWQAQFLAQPLAARLAFAQQARAASKAHQSGLRDAGRMETLTDVSPAEVDSVFVRYGLDTLIHGHTHRPAVHELMAGGRPRRRVVLGDWYDQGSVLRVNANMMKLEGLS
- the gltX gene encoding glutamate--tRNA ligase, with the translated sequence MSCRTRFAPSPTGYLHIGGARTALYCWLEARRAGGQFILRIEDTDQERSTQAAIDAILEAMDWLGLGYDEGPIYQTQRLARYREVAEQMVAAGTAYYAYETKEELAAARDAAMAAKEKPRYNGAYRDRNEPYRDDPNRVIRFKNPLEGTVTFEDKVKGTIEIANSELDDLVIFRADGYPTYNFAVVVDDLDMAITDVVRGDDHVNNTPRQINIYRALGAPVPRFSHLPMILDEEGNKLSKRTGAADVMQYRDAGYLPHALLNYLVRLGWSHGDQEIFSIEEMTRLFKLEDVNSKASRLDAAKLGWLNQQYLKNDAPADVARHLEWHLRELGYDLAAGPAPADVVVALRDRVQTLKDMAERAAVWYRPLEQYDEAAVAKHLTAAAQAPLAEARSRLAALDAWTAEGVAAALHAAAEALGIGMGKVAQPLRVAITGTQVSPDISHTVYLAGRDGALQRIDAALIKIPE
- a CDS encoding transcriptional repressor, which translates into the protein MNASHACTDPQHHVHDGDAFVHEVERACEQRGLRLTPIRAHALRLIADAGRPIKAYDLLDQMKATHDAAAPPTVYRALDFLLEHGFIHKLASINAYVGCHHPGAAQHAVPFLICDNCQSATELEDERIVDLLDARARALGFVPQAQTLEVHGLCADCVEAKAKA